In a single window of the Poecile atricapillus isolate bPoeAtr1 chromosome 27, bPoeAtr1.hap1, whole genome shotgun sequence genome:
- the LOC131588835 gene encoding putative per-hexamer repeat protein 5, whose protein sequence is MGTGIGTGNGTGNGDWNREWGLELGMGIGIGTGNGDWDWNWEWGWGTGTRIGTGNGDWDWNREWGLEQGMGIGIGTGNGDWNREWGLGLELGMGIGIGTGNGDWNREWGLGLELGMGIGTGNGDWNREWGLEQGMGIGTGNGDWNWEWGLELGMGIGTGNGAGALEPGLELGMGIGTKNGDWNQEWGSGIGAGNGAEGLEPGLEPGMGLGTGAGNGAGGLELGLGLGSLNWEWGWGNWNRDWNWEWGWGIEAGGLEPGLDPGPGHQGTRNGGAGLAPGCGDLGIGTQVWELAPRFGIALRSGFAPRFGDWHPGFGDLHPDLGFVPVLRCLPILTAQSTGGS, encoded by the exons atggggacTGGGATTGGAACCGGGAAtggaaccgggaatggggattggaaccgggaatggggattggaactgggaatggggattgggattggaaccgggaatggggattgggattggaactgggaatggggctgggggactgGAACCAGGATtggaaccgggaatggggacTGGGATtggaaccgggaatggggattggaacagggaatggggattgggattggaacagggaatggggattggaaccgggaatggggattgggattggaactgggaatggggattgggattggaacagggaatggggattggaaccgggaatggggattgggattggaactgggaatggggattggaaccgggaatggggattggaacagggaatggggattggaacagggaatggggattggaactgggaatggggattggaactgggaatggggattggaactgggaatggggattggaactgggaatggggctggggcaCTGGAACCAGGattggaactgggaatggggattggAACCAAGAACGGGGACTGGAACCAGGAATGGGGCTCAGGgattggggctgggaatggggctgagGGATTGGAACCGGGATTGGAACCGGGAATGGGGCttgggactggggctgggaatggggctgggggattggaactgggattggggctggggagtttgaactgggaatggggctgggggaattGGAATCGGGattggaactgggaatggggctggggaatTGAGGCTGGGGGATTGGAACCAGGATTGGACCCGGGACCGGGGCACCAGGGCACCAGAAATGGGGGTGCAGGATTGGCACCTGGgtgtggggatttgggaattggcACCCAG GTTTGGGAATTGGCACCCAGGTTTGGGATTGCACTCAGGTCTGGATTTGCACCCAGATTTGGGGACTGGCACCCCGGATTTGGGGATTTGCACCCAGATTTGGGATTTGTGCCAGTGCTCCGGTGCCTCCCGAtcctcacagcccagagcaccggagggagctga
- the ZNF652 gene encoding zinc finger protein 652, which produces MSQAAKGEPPGAGMAQEGPPAFYPGQELDLSTKVYKRESGSPFSVLVDSKVSKGHLHEREEQPFFRESRAVGEVRAVKEDRENSDDSEEEEEEEDEVTYKREQIIVEVNLNNQTLNVSKGEKGVPSQSKETAVLKSSSEEEEGDSGEEATEDSNDYEENERQKKKEKRVEKVSVGQRRSRRAASAAAAAASPAPRATRGRRKSAEPPKRKKKAAKEPKAPVQKAKCEEKETLTCEKCPRVFNTRWYLEKHMNVTHRRMQICDKCGKKFVLESELSLHQQTDCEKNIQCVSCNKSFKKLWSLHEHIKIVHGYAEKKFSCEICEKKFYTMAHVRKHMVAHTKDMPFTCETCGKSFKRSMSLKVHSLQHSGEKPFRCENCDERFQYKYQLRSHMSIHIGHKQFMCQWCGKDFNMKQYFDEHMKTHTGEKPFICEICGKSFTSRPNMKRHRRTHTGEKPYPCDVCGQRFRFSNMLKAHKEKCFRVTSPGGSPGPAALPPGPCPAPAAAAAAAAALGLGPAAPPRPLPHPYGALALAHAQHPQHPQHPQHLPVPPVPHLPPPPALFKSEPLNHRGHGGDGFLRHLDKGGAAQPH; this is translated from the exons ATGAGCCAGGCAGCCAAGGGCGAGCCCCCCGGGGCCGGCATGGCGCAGGAGGGGCCGCCCGCCTTCTACCCCggccaggagctggacctgTCCACCAAGGTGTACAAGAGGGAGTCAGGGAGCCCCTTCTCGGTGCTGGTGGACAGCAAAGTGAGCAAAGGCCACCTCCACGAGAGGGAGGAGCAGCCGTTTTTCAGGGAGAGCAGAGCGGTAGGAGAGGTCCGGGCTGTGAAAGAAGACAGGGAAAACTCTGACGactctgaggaggaggaagaggaggaagatgaagtGACTTACAAAAGGGAGCAGATTATAGTGGAGGTAAACCTTAACAACCAAACCTTAAATGTGTCCAAAGGGGAGAAgggtgtcccctcccagtccaaaGAGACTGCTGTCCTTaagagcagcagtgaggaagaggagggtgaCAGTGGGGAAGAGGCCACGGAAGACAGTAACGATTACGAGGAGAACgagaggcagaagaaaaaggagaaaagagtgGAGAAGGTTAGTGTTGGCCAGAGGAGAAGCAGGAGAGCCGCCtccgccgcggccgccgccgcctcgccgGCGCCCCGAGCCACGCGGGGCCGCAGGAAGAGCGCGGAGCCCCccaagaggaagaagaaagctGCAAAGGAGCCCAAGGCACCTGTGCAGAAAGCCAAGTGCGAGGAGAAGGAGACTCTGACCTGTGAGAAGTGCCCCAGGGTGTTTAACACACGCTGGTACCTGGAGAAGCACATGAACGTCACCCACAGGCGGATGCAGATCTGCGACAAATGTGGGAAGAAATTTGTGCTAGAGAGTGAGCTGTCCCTGCACCAGCAAACTGACTGTGAAAAAAACATCCAG tgcGTGTCCTGTAACAAATCCTTCAAGAAGCTCTGGTCGCTCCACGAGCACATCAAGATCGTGCACGGCTACGCCGAGAAGAAATTCTCCTGCGAGATCTGCGAGAAGAAGTTCTACACCATGGCCCACGTGCGCAAACACATGGTCG CGCACACCAAGGACATGCCCTTCACCTGCGAGACCTGCGGCAAGTCCTTCAAGCGCAGCATGTCCCTCAAGGTGCACTCCCTGCAGCACTCCGGGGAAAAGCCCTTCCGCTGCGAG AACTGCGACGAGCGGTTCCAGTACAAGTACCAGCTGCGCTCGCACATGAGCATCCACATCGGGCACAAGCAGTTCATGTGCCAGTGGTGCGGGAAGGACTTCAACATGAAGCAGTACTTCGACGAGCACATGAAAACTCACACCG GGGAGAAGCCGTTCATCTGCGAGATctgcgggaagagcttcaccaGCCGGCCCAACATGAAGCGTCACCGCCGGACGCACACGGGGGAGAAGCCGTACCCGTGCGACGTCTGCGGCCAGCGCTTCCGCTTCTCCAACATGCTCAAGGCGCACAAGGAGAAATGTTTCCGTGTCACCAGCCCCggcggcagccccggccccgccgcgctgcCCCCCGGGCCCtgcccggcccccgccgccgccgccgccgccgccgccgcgctggGGCTGGGCCCTGCGGCGCCGCCGCGCCCGCTGCCGCACCCATACGGAGCCCTGGCGCTGGCGCACGCGCAGCACCCGCAGCACCCGCAGCACCCGCAGCACCTGCCCGTGCCCCCCGTGCCGCACctgccgccgccccccgccctcTTCAAGAGCGAGCCCCTCAACCACCGTGGCCACGGCGGCGACGGCTTCCTGCGGCACCTGGACAAGGGCGGCGCCGCGCAGCCACACTGA